A region of Liolophura sinensis isolate JHLJ2023 chromosome 8, CUHK_Ljap_v2, whole genome shotgun sequence DNA encodes the following proteins:
- the LOC135474128 gene encoding sodium- and chloride-dependent glycine transporter 1-like encodes MLALAGLPLFFMELSFGQFSSLGPITIWKISPLFKGIGYCMVIISILVDIYYNVIIGWSFYFLFRSFTSVLPWSHCDNDWNTEMCVEIGNLNSSRVQNITDKLCQVALKANPLANCSVPKFSTPSEEFWKRHVLNQTDGLHDIGTLRWQTTLCLILAWTVIFLCLAKGVKSSGKVVYFTATFPYVVLLILLVRGCTLEGSLDGIIFYLTPKWEYLLRAQTWAVAATQIFYSLGPAFGGLITMASYNRFNNNCYRDALIVAILNCATSVFAGFVIFSLIGFMARMMNRDPSKVVDQGPGLAFIVYPEGIAQMPISPLWSVLFFAMLLTLGVGSQFVMVENVISAIVDEYPVLRTRKTWVTLVTCVVMCLLGLPICTQGGIYLFVLMENYTAGFSLLTVAFLECVVLCWVYGYNNFAADIEMMLGFKPNIFWRICWSFLTPAILLAIMVFSFVQYAPSVYNEYVFPAWGEAIGWLMMFCSIVLIPAFMVTQYCRSVGFVQSCSKVVTHRSDWGPALEKHRALDLRYKAPLGTDACAMGQKSKSDATVERTSKEMKDVLETDYGKDNLTFANDHL; translated from the exons ATGTTGGCCCTGGCTGGACTACCGTTATTTTTCATGGAACTGTCATTTGGCCAGTTTTCATCTCTAGGACCAATTACAATCTGGAAAATTAGCCCACTGTTCAAAG GTATCGGTTACTGTATGGTGATCATTTCCATATTGGTGGACATCTACTACAACGTCATCATTGGCTGGTCATTCTACTTTCTGTTCCGGTCCTTTACCTCTGTGTTACCATGGTCACACTGTGATAACGACTGGAACACCGAAATGTGTGTGGAGATCGGAAACCTAAATTCCAGCCGGGTACAAAATATCACAG ATAAACTTTGTCAAGTCGCTCTCAAGGCCAATCCGCTAGCTAATTGCTCAGTTCCCAAGTTTTCCACCCCTAGCGAAGAGTTTTGGAA ACGTCACGTGTTGAACCAAACAGACGGTCTTCACGATATCGGAACCTTACGCTGGCAAACCACGCTGTGTCTTATACTCGCCTGGACAGTCATCTTCCTCTGTTTAGCGAAGGGCGTGAAGTCATCTGGCAAG GTTGTATACTTTACCGCAACATTTCCGTATGTTGTTCTCCTGATCTTGTTAGTTCGAGGTTGCACGCTAGAAGGCTCTTTGGATGGAATTATATTCTACCTGACCCCTAAATGGGAGTACCTTCTTAGAGCCCAG ACCTGGGCTGTGGCCGCTACACAGATCTTCTACTCTCTGGGACCAGCTTTTGGTGGTCTGATCACAATGGCGTCTTACAATCGCTTCAACAACAACTGCTACAG AGACGCTCTGATCGTTGCTATTCTGAACTGTGCCACGAGCGTATTCGCGGGATTTGTTATCTTCTCGCTGATTGGCTTCATGGCTCGGATGATGAACAGAGATCCTTCCAAAGTAGTAGATCAGG GTCCAGGCCTGGCGTTCATCGTGTACCCCGAGGGGATCGCCCAGATGCCCATCTCGCCATTGTGGTCAGTTCTCTTCTTCGCTATGCTGCTGACACTTGGGGTGGGCAGTCAG TTTGTGATGGTGGAGAACGTAATCAGCGCTATCGTAGACGAGTACCCGGTACTGAGAACCAGGAAGACGTGGGTGACGCTGGTCACGTGTGTGGTTATGTGTCTGCTAGGCCTCCCAATTTGTACACAG GGTGGAATCTATCTATTTGTTCTCATGGAGAATTACACGGCCGGATTCTCACTGCTCACTGTCGCTTTTCTTGAGTGTGTTGTGCTATGTTGGGTCTACG GCTACAATAATTTTGCTGCCGATATAGAAATGATGTTAGGATTCAAACCAAACATTTTCTGGAGAATCTGTTGGTCGTTCCTCACTCCTGCAATTTTGTTG GCCATAATGGTGTTCTCCTTCGTCCAGTACGCACCGTCCGTCTATAACGAGTATGTGTTCCCGGCCTGGGGAGAAGCCATCGGCTGGCTTATGATGTTCTGCTCCATTGTCCTCATCCCTGCCTTTATGGTCACCCAGTACTGCCGGTCTGTCGGATTTGTTCAG TCGTGCTCTAAAGTAGTGACCCATAGGAGCGACTGGGGACCGGCTTTAGAAAAGCACCGGGCGTTGGACCTTAGGTATAAAGCTCCTCTGGGAACAGACGCGTGCGCCATGGGGCAGAAATCGAAGTCCGATGCAACAGTTGAGAGAACGAGCAAGGAGATGAAGGATGTGCTTGAGACAGACTATGGTAAAGACAATCTTACGTTTGCAAATGATCACTTGTGA